The bacterium genome includes a region encoding these proteins:
- a CDS encoding ATP-dependent DNA helicase RecG, translating to METPTLNQSVAKLHGIGKQLAARLKRLQVATVEDVLFHLPVRHEDLREMQTIADARPGVAVVVRGRVESIANRRAFQRKMMVTEAVVRDETGSLRCVWFQQPYLVHAFPVGTRVIVAGTATVDRYGMHMKTPVIERDTDANLHAGRLVPIYPLTAGVSQKQLRFLVHCALPAVAMVEETLPEGVCEREGFMSRRDALRAIHFPETEVLRDAARRRLQFDELLAYMLRVRASREELRSARAPIVEIDEAMVARAKAMVPFTLTGAQERAVGEVLEDIEGAHGERPMQRLLNGDVGSGKTAVAAIAGAAVALAGKQVAYLAPTEVLAVQQARVLTQWLNALGIRVACWTRSTRQIDGIAITLREIRTAVSNGEAAVVIGTHAILADTVHFHDLALAIIDEQHRFGVDQRAALRRKVREGDGVIPHLLSMTATPIPRTLQLSMLGDLAVSVLAERPSARLPVTTRVVGPRDRLTMTRAVKAELAASHQAFIVCGKIDDDGGGELATVTEAYERAQLAFPDATVGLLHGRMKTAEQQEVMGAFGAGTVDILVATTVIEVGVDQPNATVMIIEDAERFGLSQLHQLRGRVGRGDAAGTCFLATQLPAPSVFVHLRRVAETTDGFALAELDLAKRGPGAIFGTVQSGRNVLPFWEMDSALIACARRIADEGVVDASVHTVHLE from the coding sequence ATGGAGACACCCACGCTTAATCAATCGGTTGCAAAGCTGCATGGGATTGGGAAGCAGCTTGCGGCGCGACTCAAGCGGTTGCAGGTTGCAACGGTGGAGGACGTGCTGTTCCATCTTCCAGTTCGGCATGAAGATCTGCGGGAGATGCAGACGATTGCGGACGCGCGTCCGGGTGTCGCGGTGGTTGTGCGCGGGCGGGTGGAGTCCATCGCGAACCGGCGGGCGTTCCAGCGGAAGATGATGGTGACGGAGGCAGTCGTGCGGGACGAGACGGGGTCGCTTCGCTGCGTGTGGTTCCAGCAGCCGTACCTCGTGCACGCGTTTCCTGTTGGGACGCGCGTGATTGTTGCCGGCACGGCGACGGTGGATCGGTACGGGATGCACATGAAGACGCCCGTCATCGAGCGGGATACCGATGCCAACCTCCACGCGGGACGACTGGTGCCGATCTACCCGCTCACGGCGGGAGTGTCGCAGAAGCAGCTGCGCTTCCTCGTCCACTGTGCGCTGCCAGCGGTGGCGATGGTGGAGGAGACGCTGCCGGAGGGTGTGTGCGAGCGGGAGGGGTTCATGAGCAGAAGGGATGCACTCCGCGCCATCCATTTCCCCGAAACCGAAGTACTCCGCGATGCTGCGCGGCGACGATTGCAGTTTGATGAGCTCCTCGCGTACATGCTGCGCGTGCGGGCATCGCGTGAAGAGCTGCGCAGTGCACGAGCGCCGATCGTGGAGATCGACGAGGCAATGGTTGCGCGTGCCAAGGCCATGGTGCCGTTCACGCTCACCGGCGCGCAGGAGCGAGCGGTCGGAGAGGTTTTGGAAGACATCGAGGGGGCGCACGGTGAGCGACCCATGCAGCGATTGCTCAATGGCGATGTGGGATCGGGGAAGACCGCAGTCGCGGCAATCGCGGGGGCGGCGGTGGCGCTCGCCGGAAAGCAGGTGGCATACCTCGCGCCCACGGAGGTGCTCGCGGTGCAACAGGCGCGCGTGCTCACGCAGTGGCTCAACGCGCTCGGCATCCGCGTGGCGTGCTGGACGCGCAGCACGAGGCAGATTGACGGGATCGCCATCACGCTCCGCGAGATTCGCACCGCGGTGAGCAACGGTGAGGCAGCGGTGGTCATCGGTACGCACGCGATCCTCGCGGACACCGTCCACTTCCACGATCTCGCGCTCGCGATCATTGATGAGCAGCACCGCTTCGGCGTTGATCAGCGCGCGGCACTTCGGAGAAAGGTGCGGGAGGGAGACGGTGTCATCCCACACTTACTCTCCATGACCGCGACGCCGATTCCGCGGACGCTCCAGCTCTCGATGCTCGGTGATCTCGCCGTCTCCGTGCTCGCCGAGCGGCCGAGCGCGCGCCTGCCGGTGACAACGCGCGTGGTGGGTCCGAGGGATCGGCTCACCATGACGCGCGCGGTGAAGGCAGAGCTCGCGGCGAGTCACCAAGCGTTCATCGTATGCGGGAAGATTGATGACGATGGGGGAGGCGAGCTCGCCACGGTGACCGAGGCCTATGAGCGTGCACAGCTGGCGTTCCCTGATGCGACGGTGGGCCTCCTCCACGGCCGCATGAAGACCGCCGAGCAGCAGGAAGTCATGGGAGCGTTTGGGGCCGGCACGGTGGATATCCTTGTCGCGACGACGGTCATTGAGGTGGGTGTGGATCAGCCGAATGCGACCGTCATGATCATCGAAGATGCCGAACGCTTTGGCCTCTCACAGCTCCACCAGCTGCGCGGGCGTGTGGGGCGAGGAGATGCTGCGGGGACGTGCTTCCTCGCGACACAACTGCCCGCACCGTCGGTGTTCGTGCACCTTCGGCGTGTCGCGGAAACGACGGATGGATTTGCGCTCGCAGAGCTCGATCTCGCGAAGCGCGGCCCGGGGGCGATCTTTGGCACCGTGCAGTCCGGAAGGAACGTGCTGCCGTTCTGGGAGATGGACTCGGCACTCATCGCATGCGCGCGTCGCATCGCAGATGAGGGTGTGGTGGATGCGTCTGTGCACACGGTTCACCTCGAGTGA